The following coding sequences lie in one Mus musculus strain C57BL/6J chromosome 11, GRCm38.p6 C57BL/6J genomic window:
- the Pctp gene encoding phosphatidylcholine transfer protein isoform 1 (isoform 1 is encoded by transcript variant 1) gives MAGAACCFSDEQFREACAELQKPALTGADWQLLVEASGITIYRLLDQPSGLYEYKVFGVLEGCSPALLADVYMDLDYRKQWDQYVKELYEKESDEQMVAYWEVKYPFPLSNRDYVYTRQRRDLDVDGRKIYVVLAQSISAPQFPEKSGVIRVKQYKQSLAIESDGKKGSRVFMYYFDNPGGQIPSWLINWAAKNGVPNFLKDMVKACQNYHKKT, from the exons ATGGCGGGGGCCGCATGCTGCTTCTCGGACGAGCAGTTCCGGGAGGCTTGTGCTGAACTCCAGAAACCGGCGCTGACCGGGGCCGATTGGCAGCTCCTGGTAGAGGCCTCAGGCATAACCATCTACCGGCTGCTGGACCAG CCAAGTGGACTTTATGAGTATAAGGTGTTCGGTGTCCTGGAAGGCTGCTCGCCGGCTCTCCTCGCAGATGTTTACATGGACTTAGACTACAGAAAACAATGGGACCAGTATGTGAAAG AACTCTACGAGAAGGAGAGTGATGAACAGATGGTGGCATACTGGGAAGTGAAGTACCCTTTCCCGCTGTCCAACAGAGAT TACGTCTACACCCGCCAGCGCCGAGACCTGGATGTGGACGGGAGGAAGATCTACGTGGTCCTGGCCCAGAGTATCTCGGCACCTCAGTTTCCCGAGAAGTCTGGGGTCATCCGAGTGAAACAGTACAAACAGAGCCTGGCGATCGAGAGTGACGGCAAGAAGGGGAGCAGAG tTTTCATGTACTACTTTGATAACCCGGGTGGCCAAATTCCGTCCTGGCTCATTAACTGGGCAGCCAAG AATGGAGTTCCAAACTTTTTGAAGGACATGGTGAAAGCGTGTCAGAactaccacaagaaaacctaa
- the Pctp gene encoding phosphatidylcholine transfer protein isoform 2 (isoform 2 is encoded by transcript variant 2), which yields MAGAACCFSDEQFREACAELQKPALTGADWQLLVEASGITIYRLLDQPSGLYEYKVFGVLEGCSPALLADVYMDLDYRKQWDQYVKELYEKESDEQMVAYWEVKYPFPLSNRDYVYTRQRRDLDVDGRKIYVVLAQSISAPQFPEKSGVIRVKQYKQSLAIESDGKKGSREWSSKLFEGHGESVSELPQENLRRGLGLRHP from the exons ATGGCGGGGGCCGCATGCTGCTTCTCGGACGAGCAGTTCCGGGAGGCTTGTGCTGAACTCCAGAAACCGGCGCTGACCGGGGCCGATTGGCAGCTCCTGGTAGAGGCCTCAGGCATAACCATCTACCGGCTGCTGGACCAG CCAAGTGGACTTTATGAGTATAAGGTGTTCGGTGTCCTGGAAGGCTGCTCGCCGGCTCTCCTCGCAGATGTTTACATGGACTTAGACTACAGAAAACAATGGGACCAGTATGTGAAAG AACTCTACGAGAAGGAGAGTGATGAACAGATGGTGGCATACTGGGAAGTGAAGTACCCTTTCCCGCTGTCCAACAGAGAT TACGTCTACACCCGCCAGCGCCGAGACCTGGATGTGGACGGGAGGAAGATCTACGTGGTCCTGGCCCAGAGTATCTCGGCACCTCAGTTTCCCGAGAAGTCTGGGGTCATCCGAGTGAAACAGTACAAACAGAGCCTGGCGATCGAGAGTGACGGCAAGAAGGGGAGCAGAG AATGGAGTTCCAAACTTTTTGAAGGACATGGTGAAAGCGTGTCAGAactaccacaagaaaacctaaggAGGGGACTGGGACTCCGTCATCCATGA